From Leptodactylus fuscus isolate aLepFus1 chromosome 11, aLepFus1.hap2, whole genome shotgun sequence, one genomic window encodes:
- the LOC142185105 gene encoding uncharacterized protein LOC142185105: protein MMGDDVIHSDRCTKTQNSHTKRQKCNPESSKGQDTPSSGKGTQRKKLENNTYGQTLSKRITPCLDRQEQEGDVGKTFMCTDCGKSFTRRSSLVTHQRIHTGEKPYVCMDCGKGFTDSSNLVKHQRTHTGERPYACSECEKTFTDSSNLIAHQRAHSGEKPYVCSACEKSFTLISNLVTHQRAHTGERPYGCTECGKRFSRSSHLVTHQRAHKGERPFSCSECGRRFTQISNLIAHQRAHTGLRPYMCSVCGKNYTQRSNLIEHRRTHTGERPYVCNECGKDFNQNSSLIKHRKVHVKHAERVQGSNEKVNIDWSP from the coding sequence ATGATGGGAGATGATGTCATACACAGCGACCGCTGTACGAAAACACAGAACTCacatacaaagaggcaaaagtgTAATCCTGAATCATCCAAAGGTCAAGACACTCCATCAAGTGGAAAAGGAACGCAACGCAAGAAACTGGAAAATAACACCTATGGGCAAACCCTGTCAAAAAGGATTACTCCATGTCTGGACAGACAGGAACAAGAAGGAGATGTGGGAAAGACGTTTATGTGTACAGATTGTGGGAAGAGTTTCACCAGGAGATCATCGCTGGTCACGCACCAAAGGATCCATACTGGAGAGAAGCCCTATGTCTGCATGGACTGTGGCAAAGGCTTCACGGACAGCTCAAATCTTGTAAAGCACCAGAGGACACATACGGGAGAGCGACCTTACGCCTGCAGCGAGTGCGAAAAAACATTCACTGACAGCTCAAACCTCATTGCACATCAAAGGGCGCACTCGGGCGAAAAGCCCTACGTGTGCAGTGCCTGCGAAAAAAGTTTTACTCTCATATCCAACCTTGTGACCCATCAGAGGGCGCACACAGGAGAGCGTCCTTATGGGTGCACAGAGTGCGGGAAACGGTTCTCTCGCAGCTCACACCTCGTCACTCATCAGAGAGCGCACAAGGGGGAACGGCCGTTCTCATGCAGTGAATGCGGCCGACGGTTTACTCAGATCTCCAACCTCATTGCGCACCAGAGAGCACACACAGGACTCAGGCCCTATATGTGTAGTGTCTGTGGGAAGAACTATACCCAGAGGTCCAACCTCATTGAACATCGGaggactcacacaggagagagaccTTATGTTTGTAATGAATGCGGGAAAGACTTTAATCAAAACTCCAGTCTTATCAAACACAGAAAGGTACAcgtgaaacatgcggagagggtGCAGGGGTCAAATGAGAAAGTCAACATAGACTGGAGTCCATGA
- the LOC142185617 gene encoding peptidoglycan recognition protein 3-like — translation MTRLLLLLATVCAVAYGECPNIISKSAWSIKKTGCQTALKSPVPWVIFHHSDTPPCTSKDGCITRARNILDYHTGTQGWCDIGYNFLIGSDGTILEGRGWSKVGAHAKGFNSMSIGICFIGNFQNGLPSEAAINAAKSLIRCGVELKKIKVNYTVKGHKDVTSTSCPGDALYNNLKKWDRFMAKTGTLPYASLLCPGIMIPFLLLLSLSCMVIHGCPTIVTRAQWGGKNPSCRSRLNTPVPNVIIHHTEGAFCSSRSTCSAQVRNIQNYHMKTRGWCDIGYNFLIGEDGLVYEGRGWTSRGAHATSYNPISSGISFIGSFTNRAPNNAALNAARSLIACGVSKNVIRGSYALKGHRNVMSTSCPGNSLYKVIQRWPHFKP, via the exons GAGAATGTCCTAATATTATAAGTAAGTCCGCTTGGAGTATAAAAAAAACAGGATGCCAAACTGCATTAAAGTCTCCCGTCCCTTGGGTGATCTTCCATCATTCAGACACCCCTCCCTGTACGTCAAAAGATGGTTGCATCACACGGGCCAGAAACATTCTAGACTACCACACCGGTACCCAGGGATGGTGTGATATCGGCTACAA CTTTTTGATCGGCAGTGACGGCACGATACTTGAAGGTCGAGGCTGGTCCAAGGTCGGGGCACATGCCAAAGGATTCAATTCTATGTCCATTGGGATCTGTTTTATTGGAAACTTTCAGA ATGGTCTCCCATCCGAAGCCGCTATAAATGCAGCCAAAAGTCTTATTCGTTGCGGTGTTGAACTCAAGAAGATCAAAGTAAACTACACCGTGAAGGGTCATAAAGATGTCACTAGCACTTCTTGTCCTGGAGATGCTTTATATAATAACCTTAAAAAGTGGGATAGATTCATGGCTAAGACGGGTACATTGCCCTA TGCGTCGCTCCTGTGTCCAGGCATCATGATCCCTTTCCTTTTGCTTCTGTCATTGTCTTGCATGGTCATACACG GTTGTCCAACTATTGTAACCAGGGCTCAGTGGGGAGGAAAGAACCCGTCCTGCAGATCTAGGCTGAACACTCCTGTACCAAATGTCATCATTCACCACACGGAAGGAGCTTTCTGCAGCTCCAGGTCGACATGCAGCGCCCAAGTCAGGAATATACAAAACTATCATATGAAGACCAGAGGCTGGTGCGACATCGGCTACAA TTTCCTGATTGGAGAGGACGGCCTTGTGTATGAAGGCCGTGGATGGACATCACGTGGAGCACATGCAACGTCCTACAACCCCATCTCCAGTGGCATCAGCTTCATAGGATCCTTCACCA ACCGTGCTCCCAACAATGCAGCTCTTAATGCAGCGAGGAGTCTCATTGCTTGTGGAGTCTCCAAAAATGTCATCAGAGGGAGTTATGCACTGAAGGGGCATCGCAACGTAATGAGCACAAGCTGTCCCGGTAACAGCTTGTACAAGGTCATCCAGAGATGGCCGCACTTTAAGCCTTGA